In a genomic window of Flavobacterium crassostreae:
- a CDS encoding response regulator, which translates to MIKALNILLIEDDEIEVMKFNRVLSTSKLNHKIVEANNGEEAIGLLQSKEFVPDIIVLDLNMPKINGIEFLGILKADAYLKYIPAIILTTSSNHKDVLECYKIGIAGYMIKPLKYEDYVDRITKLIAYWSSNELINT; encoded by the coding sequence ATGATTAAGGCACTAAATATATTGCTTATAGAAGACGATGAAATTGAGGTAATGAAATTCAATAGAGTTTTAAGCACCTCCAAATTAAATCATAAAATTGTAGAAGCCAATAACGGCGAAGAGGCAATTGGACTACTCCAATCCAAGGAGTTTGTTCCAGATATAATTGTATTGGATTTGAATATGCCAAAAATTAATGGTATTGAGTTTTTAGGGATTTTAAAAGCAGATGCGTATTTAAAATACATTCCGGCAATTATTTTGACCACCTCCAGCAATCATAAAGATGTTTTAGAGTGTTATAAAATAGGAATTGCGGGCTACATGATTAAACCTTTAAAATACGAAGATTATGTAGATAGAATTACTAAATTAATTGCCTATTGGAGCTCCAATGAATTAATCAACACTTAA
- a CDS encoding MmcQ/YjbR family DNA-binding protein translates to MDLENYYNYCLSKKGVTADFPFGVHTLVFKVGSKMVALTSLPLWEAGTPKLPKKQQATIG, encoded by the coding sequence ATGGATTTAGAGAACTATTACAATTATTGTCTTTCTAAAAAAGGCGTAACGGCAGATTTTCCATTTGGTGTGCATACGTTGGTTTTTAAAGTAGGCAGCAAAATGGTTGCTTTGACCTCCTTGCCATTATGGGAAGCGGGTACCCCTAAATTGCCCAAAAAACAGCAGGCTACCATAGGCTAA
- a CDS encoding cyclase family protein gives MKATIVEQHSKFEIDLSEPIDISIPITNTDANPIAWYIDKPIIAPVRFEEWVGKVSEGMSSTNFNSITFNPHGHGTHTECLGHITHDFYSVNQALQQFFFSAELVSVFPEKKDGDLVVTQAAVQKALNGKTPQALIIRTLPNEASKVSRKYSHTNPPYLEQAAARFFRESGIMHLLVDLPSVDKEKDAGKLLAHKAFWNVTDVRVLNADARMQATITEMVFVKDSVADGSYVLNLQMASFENDASPSRPVLFATKAV, from the coding sequence TTGAAAGCAACCATTGTAGAGCAACATAGCAAATTTGAAATTGATTTGTCCGAACCGATAGATATTTCGATCCCAATTACCAACACCGATGCCAATCCGATTGCTTGGTATATTGACAAACCAATAATAGCACCAGTTCGGTTTGAAGAATGGGTTGGCAAGGTGTCTGAAGGGATGTCTTCGACCAACTTTAATTCGATAACCTTTAATCCACATGGCCATGGTACACACACGGAATGTCTGGGGCATATTACCCATGATTTTTATAGTGTTAATCAAGCCTTACAGCAGTTTTTTTTTAGTGCGGAGTTGGTCTCTGTGTTTCCTGAAAAAAAGGATGGCGATTTGGTCGTGACGCAAGCAGCAGTCCAAAAAGCCCTAAATGGCAAAACGCCTCAGGCGCTTATTATACGAACATTGCCCAACGAGGCTAGTAAGGTTTCCCGAAAATACTCGCATACCAACCCTCCTTATTTGGAGCAGGCGGCGGCGCGTTTCTTTCGCGAAAGCGGTATAATGCATTTGTTGGTAGATTTGCCTAGCGTGGATAAAGAAAAAGATGCAGGCAAACTCTTGGCCCACAAAGCTTTTTGGAACGTAACGGATGTAAGGGTTTTGAATGCCGATGCGAGAATGCAGGCTACCATAACGGAGATGGTTTTTGTGAAAGATTCGGTTGCGGATGGTAGTTATGTGCTGAACTTACAAATGGCTTCTTTTGAGAATGATGCCAGCCCTAGTAGACCTGTTTTATTTGCCACTAAGGCAGTTTGA
- the hemW gene encoding radical SAM family heme chaperone HemW, with protein sequence MSGIYIHIPFCKQACHYCDFHFSTSMKTKEQMLLALAEEIRLRKNESQTEKIETIYFGGGSPSVLSVDEITFLIAQVYAHYTVVDSPEITLEANPDDLSRERIIAFSESKINRLSIGIQSFFEDDLQMMNRAHNAAQAEECLQLATQYFDNISLDLIYGIPGMSNQKWLQNIQKAVSFGIAHISSYALTVEPKTALKKLIETGKIAAPKDEVAQEHFMILTAELQRAGFVHYEISNFGKPDYFSKNNSAYWLGKKYLGIGPSAHSYNGVSRSWNKANNLLYIKAIAAGKLPNETEVLSVSDRYNEYVMTGLRTIWGVALEIISSDFGPVYLDYLHKQAQKFLQDDLLFIENNILRPTQKGKFLTDGIASALFWVNLE encoded by the coding sequence ATGTCAGGAATTTATATACACATCCCTTTTTGCAAACAAGCCTGTCATTATTGTGACTTTCATTTTTCGACTTCAATGAAAACGAAAGAACAAATGCTTTTAGCTTTGGCCGAAGAAATTCGCTTGCGCAAAAACGAATCCCAAACAGAAAAAATAGAAACTATTTATTTTGGCGGAGGCAGCCCTAGTGTATTGAGCGTAGACGAAATTACTTTTTTGATTGCACAAGTATACGCCCATTATACCGTTGTGGATAGCCCTGAAATTACCCTTGAGGCCAACCCAGACGATTTGTCTAGGGAGCGTATTATTGCTTTTTCGGAGAGTAAAATCAATAGGCTGTCTATCGGTATTCAATCTTTTTTTGAAGACGATTTGCAAATGATGAACCGGGCACACAATGCTGCACAAGCCGAAGAATGTTTACAACTAGCTACCCAATATTTTGATAATATTTCTTTGGATTTAATTTATGGAATTCCGGGGATGAGCAACCAAAAATGGCTACAAAATATTCAAAAAGCAGTGTCTTTTGGCATTGCACATATTTCCAGCTATGCCTTAACGGTAGAGCCCAAAACGGCATTAAAAAAATTAATTGAAACAGGCAAAATAGCCGCACCAAAAGACGAAGTAGCTCAGGAACATTTTATGATTTTGACTGCAGAGCTGCAAAGAGCAGGTTTTGTTCATTATGAAATATCCAACTTTGGCAAACCAGATTATTTTTCTAAAAATAATTCGGCCTATTGGTTGGGCAAAAAATACCTCGGGATTGGTCCCTCGGCACATAGCTATAATGGGGTTTCAAGGAGTTGGAATAAGGCTAATAATTTGCTGTATATAAAGGCAATTGCCGCCGGAAAACTACCCAATGAAACCGAAGTTTTATCGGTATCAGATCGTTATAATGAATATGTAATGACTGGCCTGCGCACCATTTGGGGGGTGGCATTAGAGATCATATCCTCAGACTTTGGTCCAGTTTATTTGGATTATTTGCACAAGCAAGCACAAAAATTTTTGCAAGATGATTTGCTTTTTATCGAAAACAACATCTTGAGGCCTACCCAAAAGGGAAAATTTTTGACAGACGGTATTGCATCTGCTCTTTTTTGGGTAAATTTGGAATAA